The Cellulophaga sp. L1A9 genome window below encodes:
- the galK gene encoding galactokinase, which produces MNKKLIKEVKKSFKKQFKTKPLIVFSPGRINLIGEHTDYNEGFVFPAAINKGIALAIGRSDAKVSNTYALNKEELYEFKVENIEPLKDGGWRNYVLGVVSELQKIDKHVGDFNSVFAGDIPGGAGMSSSAALENSFVFGLNTLFDLGLSKNEMILVSQKAEHNFAGVKCGIMDQYASMFGKKNSALLLDCRTIKSKAYKIDFKEYKLMLINTNVKHDLSESAYNDRRAVCEKISRLLHIDALRDASKEDLDQIKVDITKEEYQKALYVLNENNRVKQFAEAIIKDDIQMLGNLLYQSHDGLSRNYKVSCVELDFLVERAKQNPNVLGSRMMGGGFGGCTISLVKKEAYKSFKRDISKKFKEEFNKKCSVYSVKLSKGTQVVN; this is translated from the coding sequence AGTTTTAAAAAACAATTTAAAACTAAACCACTAATTGTCTTTTCACCAGGAAGAATAAATCTTATTGGTGAACATACAGATTATAATGAGGGTTTTGTATTTCCCGCAGCTATTAATAAAGGTATTGCTTTAGCGATAGGTAGGAGTGATGCAAAGGTTAGTAACACCTATGCTTTAAATAAGGAAGAACTTTATGAATTTAAAGTAGAAAACATTGAACCTTTAAAAGATGGAGGATGGCGAAATTACGTGTTAGGTGTTGTTTCAGAATTGCAAAAAATTGACAAACACGTTGGTGATTTTAATAGTGTTTTTGCAGGTGATATTCCTGGTGGAGCTGGCATGTCTTCTTCCGCAGCATTAGAGAATAGTTTTGTATTTGGTCTCAATACATTATTTGATTTGGGTTTATCTAAAAATGAAATGATTTTAGTCTCTCAAAAAGCGGAACACAATTTTGCAGGCGTAAAATGCGGTATCATGGATCAGTACGCAAGTATGTTTGGTAAAAAAAATAGTGCATTGTTATTGGACTGTAGAACAATTAAATCTAAAGCTTATAAAATAGATTTTAAGGAATATAAATTGATGCTTATCAATACGAATGTGAAGCATGATTTGTCTGAGAGCGCTTATAATGATCGGCGTGCAGTATGCGAAAAAATTTCTAGACTATTACATATTGATGCCTTACGAGATGCTTCTAAAGAAGACCTTGACCAAATCAAAGTTGATATCACGAAAGAAGAGTACCAAAAGGCGCTTTATGTGCTCAATGAAAATAATCGTGTAAAGCAATTCGCAGAAGCCATTATAAAAGATGATATACAAATGTTAGGTAATTTACTTTATCAATCTCATGACGGCTTAAGTAGAAACTATAAAGTAAGCTGTGTAGAATTAGACTTTTTGGTAGAAAGAGCAAAACAAAATCCAAATGTATTGGGTTCTAGAATGATGGGTGGTGGCTTTGGTGGTTGCACGATTAGTTTAGTTAAAAAAGAGGCGTATAAAAGTTTTAAGAGGGATATTTCAAAAAAATTCAAAGAAGAATTTAACAAAAAATGCTCTGTTTACAGTGTAAAACTATCTAAAGGAACGCAAGTAGTTAATTAA